A genomic window from Peromyscus maniculatus bairdii isolate BWxNUB_F1_BW_parent chromosome 1, HU_Pman_BW_mat_3.1, whole genome shotgun sequence includes:
- the Slc29a2 gene encoding equilibrative nucleoside transporter 2 yields the protein MAREDSPRDSYHLVGISFFILGLGTLLPWNFFITAIPYFQGRLAGANGTAETPSTNHTGPTDTYNFNNWVTLLSQLPLLLFTLLNSFLYQCIPEVVRILGSLLAILLLFALTAALVKVDLSPGLFFSITMASVWFINSFCAVLQGSLFGQLGTMPSAYSTLFLSGQGLAGIFAALAMLMSMASGVDAQTSALGYFITPCVGILLSIVCYLSLPHLEFARYYLSKKLSQAPVQELETKAELLQADEKNGIPISPQKADPALDLDLEKEPESELDLDEPQKPGKPSVFVVFQKIWLTALCLVLVFTVTLSVFPAITAMVTSSTSPGKWSQFFNPICCFLLFNVMDWLGRSLTSYFLWPDEDSRLLPLLVCLRFLFVPLFMLCHVRERTRLPIIFRQDAYFITFMLLFAISNGYLVSLTMCLAPRQVLPHEREVAGALMTFFLALGLSCGASLSFLFKALL from the exons ATGGCGCGAGAAGACTCCCCTCGGGATAG CTACCACCTGGTCGGGATCAGCTTCTTCATCCTGGGACTGGGCACCCTCCTCCCCTGGAACTTCTTCATTACCGCTATCCCG TACTTCCAGGGGCGGTTGGCAGGGGCCAACGGCACAGCTGAGACCCCGAGCACCAACCACACCGGTCCCACAGACACTTACAACTTCAACAACTGGGTGACGCTGCTCTCCCAGCTGCCTCTCCTGCTCTTCACGCTCCTCAACTCCTTCCTGTATCAGTG CATCCCTGAGGTGGTGCGTATTCTGGGCAGCCTGCTGGCCATACTACTGCTCTTCGCCCTGACGGCAGCATTGGTGAAGGTGGACTTGAGCCCCGGGCTGTTCTTTTCCATCACCATGGCGTCCGTCTGGTTCATCAACT CTTTCTGTGCAGTGCTTCAAGGCAGCCTCTTCGGGCAGCTGGGCACCATGCCTTCCGCCTACAGCACCCTCTTCCTCAGCGGCCAGGGCCTGGCTGGCATCTTCGCGGCCCTTGCAATGCTCATGTCCATGGCCA GTGGTGTGGATGCCCAGACCTCGGCCCTTGGGTACTTCATCACCCCCTGTGTGGGCATCCTCCTCTCCATTGTGTGTTACCTTAGCCTGCCTCATCTG GAGTTTGCCCGCTACTACCTGTCCAAGAAGCTGTCCCAGGCCCCAGTTCAGGAGCTAGAGACCAAAGCCGAGCTCCTCCAAGCTG atGAGAAGAATGGGATTCCCATCAGCCCCCAGAAGGCAGACCCAGCTCTGGATCTTGACCTTGAGAAGGAGCCAGAGTCGGAGCTGGATCTGGACGAGCCACAGAAGCCAGGGAAACCTTCCGTCTTTGTTGTCTTCCAGAAG ATCTGGCTGACGGCGCTGTGCCTTGTGTTGGTCTTCACAGTCACCCTGTCCGTCTTTCCTGCCATCACAGCCATGGTGACCAGCTCCACCAGCCCTGGGAAGTGga GTCAGTTCTTCAACCCCATCTGCTGCTTTCTGCTCTTTAACGTCATGGACTGGCTGGGCCGGAGCCTGACTTCCTACTTCCTATGG CCAGATGAGGACAGCCGGCTGCTGCCCCTGCTGGTGTGCCTGCGCTTCCTGTTCGTGCCCCTCTTCATGCTCTGTCACGTGCGCGAGCGCACCCGGCTGCCCATCATCTTCAGGCAGGACGCCTACTTCATCACGTTTATGCTGCTCTTCGCCATTTCCAACGGCTACTTGGTGTCTCTCACCATGTGCCTGGCACCCAG GCAGGTGCTGCCACATGAGAGGGAGGTGGCTGGAGCCCTCATGACCTTCTTCCTGGCCCTGGGACTGTCCTGCGgggcctccctctccttcctctttaagGCTCTACTCTGA
- the B4gat1 gene encoding beta-1,4-glucuronyltransferase 1, producing MQMSYAIRCAFYQLLLAALMLVAMLQLLYLSLLSGLHGQEEQEQYFEFFPPSPRSVDQVKSQLRAALASGGVLDASGDYRVYRGLLKTTMDPNDVILATHASVDNLLHLSGLLERWEGPLSVSVFAATREEAQLATVLAYALSSHCPEMRARVAMHLVCPSRYEAAVPDPREPGEFALLRSCQEVFDKLARVAQPGINYALGTNISYPNNLLRNLAREEANYALVIDVDMVPSEGLWRGLREMLDQSNHWDGMALVVPAFEIRRARRMPMNKNELVQLYQVGEVRPFYYGLCTPCHAPTNYSRWVNLPEESLLRPAYVVPWRDPWEPFYVAGGKVPTFDERFRQYGFNRISQACELHVAGFNFEVLNEGFLVHKGFKEALKFHPQKEAENQRNKILYRQFKQELKAKYPNSPHRC from the exons ATGCAAATGTCCTACGCCATCCGATGCGCCTTCTACCAGCTGCTGCTGGCCGCTCTCATGTTGGTGGCAATGCTGCAGCTGCTCTACCTATCGCTGCTCTCGGGACTGCacgggcaggaggagcaggaacaGTATTTCGAGTTCTTCCCGCCGTCCCCGCGATCCGTGGACCAGGTAAAGTCTCAACTCCGCGCCGCGCTGGCCTCCGGAGGCGTTCTGGATGCCAGCGGCGATTATCGCGTCTACAGGGGTCTACTGAAGACCACCATGGACCCCAACGATGTCATCTTAGCCACGCATGCCAGCGTGGACAACCTGCTGCACCTGTCCGGACTTCTGGAGCGCTGGGAGGGCCCACTGTCCGTATCAGTGTTCGCGGCCACCAGAGAGGAGGCACAGCTGGCCACGGTGCTGGCCTACGCGCTGAGTAGCCACTGCCCTGAGATGCGTGCTAGGGTTGCCATGCACCTCGTGTGCCCCTCGCGTTATGAGGCCGCCGTGCCCGACCCCCGGGAGCCTGGGGAGTTTGCCCTGCTGCGGTCATGCCAGGAGGTCTTTGACAAGCTAGCCAGGGTGGCCCAGCCCGGGATTAATTACGCACTGGGCACCAACATCTCCTACCCCAATAACCTGTTACGGAATCTGGCTCGAGAAGAGGCCAACTATGCCCTGGTGATTGATGTGGACATGGTGCCCagcgaggggctgtggagggGCCTAAGGGAAATGTTGGATCAGAGTAACCACTGGGATGGCATGGCCCTGGTGGTGCCTGCGTTTGAAATCCGCCGAGCACGCCGGATGCCGATGAACAAGAACGAGCTAGTGCAGCTCTATCAGGTGGGCGAAGTCCGGCCCTTCTATTATGGGCTGTGCACGCCTTGCCATGCGCCCACCAACTACTCCCGCTGGGTCAACCTGCCAGAAGAAAGCTTGCTGAGACCTGCCTACGTGGTGCCCTGGCGGGACCCCTGGGAACCATTTTATGTGGCCGGAGGAAAGGTGCCCACCTTTGATGAGCGCTTTCGGCAATACGGCTTCAATCGAATCAGCCAG gcctgtgagCTGCACGTGGCAGGATTTAATTTTGAGGTGCTGAATGAAGGTTTTCTGGTTCATAAGGGCTTCAAAGAAGCATTGAAGTTCCATCCCCAAAAGGAGGCTGAAAACCAGCGCAATAAGATCCTTTACCGCCAGTTCAAACAAGAGTTGAAGGCTAAGTACCCCAACTCTCCCCATCGATGCTGA